A genome region from Eremothecium cymbalariae DBVPG#7215 chromosome 4, complete sequence includes the following:
- the VAN1 gene encoding Van1p (similar to Ashbya gossypii ABL124W), with product MLFSISERYKAMGQSNQRSQVYYLFDTIYTNVPLSPQNSRYHPKVKGKFNFRLSYKLKNVIVSLLTIACIFFLIKQTMDRNGSTPRSYAGLLSISDSYDTAVLEESEYYNFEYRPLDLDTVRRYDDGFKHILIDQDGTLNSNQEEGFEEHLDMLLSTTVETYDLSKYAGTANGAENREHVLICVPLRNAENVLPLMFRHLMNLTYPHELIDLAFLVSDCSKDDHTMDSLISYAEELQKGTLSKSLKLQDAYKMHKKSKSKNKEGDLHLKYMNKDYLNMVENALKEPFHKNYDKPFRSVQIFQKDFGQIIGQGFSDRHHVKVQGTRRKLMGKARNWLTANALKPYHSWVYWRDADVELCPGSVIEDLMSVGYDVIVPNVWRPLPEFLGSEQEYDLNSWIESDNALNLAKTLDEDDVIVEGYAEYATWRFHLANNRDPQGNTMDVLDLDGVGGVSILAKAKLFRNGVHFAAFAFENHAETEAFGKMAKKMGYRVGGLSHYTLWHIYEPSNDDLMEIARKERSSRRS from the coding sequence TTATTCTCGATCTCGGAAAGATATAAGGCCATGGGTCAATCAAATCAGCGATCTCAagtttattatttgtttgATACAATATATACTAACGTTCCACTCAGCCCTCAGAATAGTCGATATCATCCGAAGGTTAAGGGCAAATTTAATTTTAGACTAAGCTATAAGCTGAAGAATGTTATCGTGTCCCTACTGACAATTGCATGCATTTTTTTCCTTATAAAACAAACTATGGATAGAAATGGCAGCACACCGAGATCTTATGCTGGTTTGTTAAGTATATCAGATTCATACGATACTGCTGTGTTGGAAGAATCGGAATATTATAACTTTGAGTATAGGCCACTGGATCTGGATACGGTTCGTCGATATGATGATGGTTTCAAACATATTCTTATCGATCAAGATGGGACGTTGAATTCCAATCAAGAGGAGGGTTTTGAGGAGCATCTAGACATGCTGTTGTCTACTACTGTGGAAACGTATGATCTATCGAAGTATGCTGGCACGGCTAATGGTGCTGAAAATCGGGAACATGTGTTGATTTGTGTGCCATTGAGAAATGCGGAGAACGTGTTACCTTTGATGTTTAGACATCTCATGAATCTAACGTATCCACATGAATTGATCGATTTGGCATTTCTGGTAAGTGACTGCTCCAAAGACGACCACACAATGGATAGCTTAATTAGTTATGCTGAGGAGTTGCAAAAAGGCACATTATCCAAATCTCTCAAATTACAAGACGCATATAAAATGCATAAAAAATCGAAGAGCAAAAATAAGGAGGGTGATTTGCACTTAAAATACATGAATAAGGATTATTTAAATATGGTTGAAAATGCATTAAAAGAACCCTTCCATAAAAATTACGATAAACCTTTCCGTTCCGTTCAGATATTTCAGAAGGATTTTGGTCAGATCATAGGCCAAGGCTTTAGTGACAGGCATCATGTTAAAGTACAAGGTACAAGACGTAAGCTGATGGGTAAGGCCAGAAATTGGCTAACAGCTAATGCGCTTAAACCTTACCATTCGTGGGTCTATTGGAGAGATGCTGATGTAGAATTGTGCCCAGGTTCTGTAATAGAAGACTTAATGTCGGTTGGGTATGACGTTATCGTACCAAACGTCTGGAGGCCATTGCCGGAGTTCTTAGGCAGCGAGCAAGAATATGACCTAAATTCATGGATTGAATCTGATAATGCATTAAATTTAGCAAAGACattggatgaagatgacgTTATTGTTGAGGGATATGCAGAGTATGCGACATGGAGATTCCATTTAGCAAATAATAGAGATCCTCAGGGTAACACTATGGATGTCCTTGATTTGGATGGTGTTGGTGGTGTTTCTATTTTAGCAAAAGCAAAATTGTTCAGAAACGGCGTTCATTTTGCAGCATTTGCATTCGAAAACCATGCAGAGACCGAAGCTTTTGGTAAGATGGCCAAAAAAATGGGCTACAGAGTTGGAGGGCTATCACATTATACACTATGGCATATCTATGAACCAAGCAACGACGATTTGATGGAGATAGCTAGAAAGGAGAGAAGTAGCAGAAGATCATGA
- a CDS encoding pepsin-like aspartic protease (similar to Ashbya gossypii ABL123C) codes for MFFILTAVILFLRLSLAFFPSSERRFLHNGKVGKVATADFWFPNEQVPSVRVGREFSFGDDSADAVKQAADDVLDPTYVHLSPAITILTRDSNSHAYIVNVTISDEEYSLILDTGSAFPWVYGDSCSLRACEGRKLYPTGGKQTVNGSTFRLDYPYGITSGAIFQDSFIINNLNTSETFAFGVATSVPQMFENYPVSGILGLPANSPGTVEPALSVLYRSKSIRSQKFTLYLDHIESENTTLNANSGLFAIGEPITELYKGDIYYSELVVNPNNYWLIAIDRIFCNSTLVTFQNPENFTGAQSRSKRSGIIDSGSTFLVLPKVDALDIHSYLPGSITDGNYFAVFCNSTVDLTFELGNKNWTIPASSYLGEPYQEGSKYYGYCVSNIEGQAIHSSWILGDVFIKNFYTVFDMDNQQVGFALKNSNVNLVQNSNISTNTLEATPLSSTTISSSHSTSKSEGTFPLKLHNYLYYLVIYFSLWL; via the coding sequence atgttttttattcttacAGCTGTTATACTATTTCTGCGATTGTCGTTGGCATTCTTTCCTAGCTCTGAGCGCCGGTTTCTACATAATGGAAAGGTTGGAAAGGTAGCAACAGCAGATTTCTGGTTTCCAAATGAGCAGGTACCTTCGGTAAGAGTTGGGCGGGAATTTTCTTTTGGGGACGATTCAGCTGATGCTGTCAAACAGGCTGCAGATGATGTGTTGGATCCTACATATGTGCATCTTAGTCCTGCTATAACGATTCTAACCAGGGATTCCAATTCGCACGCTTATATAGTCAATGTGACCATcagtgatgaagaatattcaCTGATTTTGGACACTGGATCTGCTTTTCCTTGGGTTTACGGTGACAGTTGTAGTTTGCGGGCATGCGAAGGGCGTAAATTGTACCCGACTGGTGGCAAGCAAACAGTAAATGGGTCAACATTTCGATTAGATTATCCATATGGAATCACATCAGGAGCTATCTTCCAAGatagttttattataaacaATTTGAACACATCGGAAACCTTTGCATTTGGGGTAGCCACTTCTGTTCCTCAAATGTTTGAGAATTATCCAGTTAGCGGTATTCTAGGTCTCCCAGCAAACTCACCAGGAACTGTCGAACCGGCACTCTCTGTTTTATACAGATCTAAATCTATCAGATCACAGAAATTCACGCTGTATTTGGATCATATTGAATCTGAGAATACGACTTTGAATGCCAATAGTGGGTTATTTGCTATTGGAGAACCAATCACTGAACTATACAAAGGCgatatttattatagtGAACTTGTTGTCAATCCTAATAATTATTGGCTTATTGCAATTGACCGGATCTTTTGCAATTCAACTCTAGTCACATTCCAAAACCCTGAAAACTTTACCGGTGCTCAATCACGCTCGAAAAGATCTGGAATTATCGACAGCGGCTCAACCTTTTTAGTCTTACCGAAAGTTGACGCACTAGACATACACTCTTACCTTCCAGGTTCCATTACTGATGGAAACTACTTTGCAGTGTTTTGTAATTCCACAGTCGATCTCACTTTTGAACTTGGCAACAAGAACTGGACAATCCCTGCTAGCAGCTATTTGGGAGAACCCTACCAAGAAGGTTCCAAATATTACGGCTATtgtgtttcaaatatagaGGGTCAGGCGATCCATTCATCTTGGATACTGGGAGACGtctttattaaaaacttttATACTGTTTTTGACATGGATAATCAACAAGTTGGATTTGCCTTAAAAAATTCTAATGTCAATTTGGTGCAAAATTCCAACATTAGTACGAATACCCTTGAAGCTACACCCCTTTCTTCTACTACGATATCGTCTAGCCATTCTACCTCGAAGTCTGAGGGAACATTCCCACTCAAACTGCATAATTATTTATACTATTTGGTCATCTACTTCTCGTTATGGCTTTAA